A part of Osmerus mordax isolate fOsmMor3 chromosome 10, fOsmMor3.pri, whole genome shotgun sequence genomic DNA contains:
- the mapk7 gene encoding mitogen-activated protein kinase 7 has translation MTSLDGGGGGAEAAKPVAMATQMSMDGHCDRDNNRKHGDEVAGERGDTAGTITAAALLKAHSLDVNFEVGDEYEVIETIGTGAYGVVSSAQRRDNGQKVAIKKIPNAFEVLTNAKRTLRELKILKHFKHDNIIAIKDILQPSLPHSAFHSVYVVLDLMESDLHQIIHSRQPLTSEHARYFLYQLLRGLKYVHSANVIHRDLKPSNLLVNENCELKIGDFGMARGLSSHPEESHPYMTEYVATRWYRAPELMLSLHHYSLAIDLWSVGCIFAEMLGRKQLFPGRHYIHQLQLIMSVLGSPPDSVTEAIGSDRVRAFIRNLPPRAPVSLAKLYPQVEAEALNLLEAMLCFEPRGRIGVAQALEHPYLAKYHDPDDEPVCVPAFDFEFDEQPMNKDQIKDAILGEIQDFHHRKQGSRQRLQFRPLARGDGGGVDEGGGGADQRNSQGSVVASSSLATLSQPLQTALPSQRLVESAQQQPHSNSEIHKRPEGSQAFAGFNEQGIPLVEVTPPSLTRALPCQDVDMPSANSDSGQPETIDLTTPVSSRETSPSTTMRESKGEDKRLGEASRSQPMSQTLSTSTHTMAPLPSPVPSLALAQTQAQALALSQTQALSQTQALALSQTQALALSQTLSQSLSRGARAPTGAGEGTRKEGAISADTKAALKAALLKSALRNKARDGGCTTLGLEMGGGLSSSLSSSLSERRPVTAQGRQREREAKRRRRQERARERERKIQEKERKEGKHGDCLGGVILSDNDKSLLERWKKMMDGRNDKSQASDADRAKAKDCGMNCHPGAEFDSCLRAAEGSNPPQKDKDSRSFQPQKPVEDHLPGIFLPSSTQLPHSVTQTKCLEIGMVAVNGGVDVTGATVGLVTSHLEPQGESGGLGGRSSLGVWPGQQVRSSLSQQQLPLTRPSQEPQTCLPQPLPQPLPQPLSQPHHPPQPQLLSLETFLSKAPSLLPRHVNGNSNPAAAVAGPLGKPGSSLGEPPGARQQNQACGGLGASSQPQPPQGFTDTGQPGPAGAPDIHTVTLQLSKSQVEDVLPPVFSTTPKGSGAGYGVGFDLDDLLNQSLTDLQHTDLRDCYSDSAPLSASLLSDWLEVHRMTPADLESLQQELQLGSPMILSDAIPPDT, from the exons ATGACATCCCtcgatggaggaggaggcggagccgAGGCTGCTAAACCCGTGGCCATGGCAACACAAATGTCGATGGACGGTCACTGCGACAGAGACAACAACCGGAAGCATGGGGACGAGGTAGCAGGAGAAAGGGGCGATACTGCCGGCACTATCACGGCTGCGGCTTTGCTCAAGGCCCACTCGCTGGACGTGAACTTCGAGGTCGGCGACGAGTATGAAGTCATAGAGACCATCGGTACCGGGGCTTATGGAGTTGTGTCCTCTGCTCAGAGGCGGGATAACG GTCAAAAGGTGGCAATTAAGAAGATTCCCAACGCCTTTGAGGTTCTGACAAACGCCAAACGCACGTTGAGAGAACTGAAAATCCTTAAACACTTCAAGCATGACAACATTATTGCAATCAAAGACATCCTGCAGCCAAGCCTCCCTCACTCAGCATTCcactctgt GTACGTGGTCCTGGACCTGATGGAGAGCGACCTGCATCAGATCATCCACTCCCGCCAGCCGCTGACCTCTGAACACGCCCGCTACTTCCTGTACCAGCTGCTCCGAGGCCTGAAGTACGTGCACTCAGCCAACGTGATCCACCGTGACCTCAAGCCCTCCAACCTGCTGGTCAACGAGAACTGCGAGCTGAAGATCGGCGACTTCGGCATGGCGCGCGGCCTCAGCTCTCACCCGGAGGAGTCCCACCCGTACATGACTGAGTACGTGGCCACGCGTTGGTACCGCGCCCCCGAGCTCATGCTCTCCCTGCACCACTACAGCCTGGCCATCGACCTCTGGTCCGTGGGGTGTATCTTCGCAGAGATGCTGGGCCGCAAGCAGCTGTTCCCCGGGAGGCACTACATCCACCAGCTGCAGCTCATCATGTCCGTGCTGGGATCCCCGCCGGACAGCGTGACCGAGGCCATCGGCTCGGACCGGGTGCGGGCCTTCATCCGGAACCTTCCGCCCCGTGCCCCTGTGTCCCTGGCCAAGCTGTACCCCCAGGTGGAGGCGGAGGCGCTCAACCTTCTGGAGGCCATGCTGTGCTTCGAGCCCCGGGGGAGGATAGGCGTGGCCCAGGCTCTGGAGCACCCGTACCTGGCCAAGTACCACGACCCGGACGACGAGCCCGTCTGTGTGCCGGCATTCGACTTTGAGTTTGACGAGCAGCCCATGAACAAAGATCAGATCAAGGACGCCATCCTGGGGGAGATCCAGGACTTCCACCACAGGAAGCAGGGCAGCCGACAGAGGCTGCAGTTCAGGCCCCTGGCCAGGGGGGACGGGGGCGGGGTGGacgagggcggggggggtgcGGACCAGAGGAACTCTCAGGGCTCTGTGGTGGCCAGCAGCTCTCTGGCGACCCTGTCCCAGCCTCTTCAGACCGCTCTACCATCACAGCGGCTCGTAGAAAGCGCTCAACAGCAGCCGCACAGCAACAGCGAGATCCACAAACGACCGGAAGGAAGCCAGGCTTTTGCCGGCTTCAACGAACAAGGCATCCCGCTTGTGGAAGTGACTCCGCCCTCCTTGACCCGCGCATTGCCCTGCCAGGATGTGGACATGCCCAGTGCCAACTCGGATAGCGGCCAGCCGGAAACCATCGACCTGACCACGCCTGTGTCCAGCCGGGAGAcgtctccctccaccaccatgAGGGAGTCCAAGGGGGAGGACAAACGTCTGGGTGAGGCCTCGCGGAGCCAGCCCATGTCTCAGACGCTCTCGACCTCGACACACACCATGGCTCCCTTACCCTCCCCCGTGccctccctggccctggcccagacccaggcccaggccctggccctgtcccagacccaggccctgtcccagacccaggccctggCCCtgtcccagacccaggccctggCCCTGTCCCAGaccctctcccagtctctctccagggGAGCCAGGGCCCCCACGGGGGCCGGAGAGGGAACCAGGAAAGAGGGAGCCATATCAGCTGACACAAAAGCAGCCCTCAAAGCTGCTTTGCTCAAGTCTGCTCTGAGAAACAAAGCCAGAG ATGGTGGCTGTACGACATTAGGCTTGGAGATGGGTGgaggcctctcctcctccctctcctcctccctctctgagcGGCGGCCGGTCACAGCCCAGGgacgtcagagagagagggaggcgaagAGGCGGAGGCggcaggagagagcgagggagcgagagaggaagatccaggagaaagagaggaaggaggggaagcaCGGGGACTGTCTGGGCGGGGTCATCTTGAGTGACAACGACAAGAGCCTATTGGAACGCTGGAAAAAAATGATGGACGGTCGCAACGACAAATCGCAAGCCTCGGATGCTGACAGAGCGAAAGCGAAGGACTGCGGAATGAACTGCCACCCAGGAGCTGAGTTTGACAGCTGCCTCAGAGCAGCAGAAGGGTCGAACCCTCCACAGAAGGACAAGGATTCTAGGAGTTTCCAGCCTCAGAAACCAGTGGAGGACCATCTTCCAGGGATCTTTCTTCCTTCCAGCACCCAGTTACCTCACTCTGTCACCCAGACAAAGTGCTTGGAGATCGGCATGGTGGCTGTGAATGGAGGTGTGGATGTAACGGGGGCCACGGTTGGCCTGGTGACCAGCCACCTCGAACCCCAGGGGGAGAGCGGAGGCCTGGGTGGCCGCAGCTCTCTGGGGGTTTGGCCCGGCCAGCAGGTCAGGTCCAGTTTATCCCAGCAACAACTTCCTTTAACCAGGCCATCCCAGGAGCCCCAGACTTGtttgccccagcccctgccccagcccctgccccagcccctgtctCAACCTCACCATCCACCCCAACCTCAACTGCTGTCACTGGAAACCTTTTTGAGCAAAGCCCCATCCCTGTTACCAAGACATGTCAATGGCAACTCCAACCCAGCAGCTGCTGTCGCTGGCCCCCTGGGGAAGCCGGGCTCCTCTCTGGGAGAGCCGCCCGGAGCCCGGCAGCAGAACCAGGCCTGTGGGGGTTTAGGGGCCTcgtctcagccccagcccccccagggcTTCACCGACACTGGGCAGCCTGGGCCCGCGGGGGCCCCTGACATCCACACAGTCACCCTGCAGCTGTCCAAGTCACAG GTGGAGGACGTGTTGCCTCCAGTGTTCTCTACCACTCCCAAGGGCAGCGGGGCAGGCTACGGAGTGGGCTTCGACCTGGACGACCTCCTCAACCAGTCTCTCACCGACCTCCAGCACACTGACCTCAGAGACTG TTATAGTGACTCAGCCCCACTCTCTGCCTCactgctctctgattggctggaagtCCACCGCATGACCCCGGCAGACTTGGAATCTCTTCAACAGGAGCTGCAGCTGGGATCTCCCATGATCCTCTCTGATGCCATACCTCCCGACACCtga